Proteins from one Mustela erminea isolate mMusErm1 chromosome 20, mMusErm1.Pri, whole genome shotgun sequence genomic window:
- the CLCN7 gene encoding H(+)/Cl(-) exchange transporter 7 isoform X4, whose protein sequence is MANVSKKVSWSGRDLDDDEAAPLLRRTARPGAPAGESTPLLNGAGPAASRQSPRSAFFRVGQMSNVELDDELLDPETDPPHPFPKEIPHNEKLLSLKYESLDYDNSENQLFLEEERRINHTAFRTVEMKRWVICAMIGILTGLVACFIDIVVENVAGMKYKVVKDNIDKFTERGGLSFSLLLWATLNSAFVLVGSAIVAFVEPVAAGSGIPQIKCFLNGVKIPHVVRLKTLVIKVSGVILSVVGGLAVGKEGPMIHSGSVIAAGISQGRSTSLKRDFKIFEYFRRDTEKRDFVSAGAAAGVSAAFGAPVGGVLFSLEEGASFWNQFLTWRIFFASMISTFTLNFVLSIYHGNIWDLSSPGLINFGRFDTETMVYTIHEIPIFIAMGVVGGILGAVFNALNYWLTMFRIRYIHRPCLQVIEAMLVAAVTATVAFVLIYSSRDCQPLQGSSVSYPLQLFCADGEYNSMAAAFFNTPEKSVVSLFHDPPGSYNPMTLGLFTLVYFFLACWTYGLTVSAGVFIPSLLIGAAWGRLFGISLSYVTGAAIWADPGKYALMGAAAQLGGIVRMTLSLTVIMMEATSNVTYGFPIMLVLMTAKIVGDIFIEGLYDMHIQLQSVPFLHWEAPVTSHSLTAREVMSTPVTCLRRREKVGVIVDILSNTASNHNGFPVVEFAGDNQPARLQGLILRSQLIVLLKHKVFVERSSMGLVRRRLRLKDFRDAYPRFPPIQSIHVSQDERECTMDLSEFMNPSPYTVPQDASLPRVFKLFRALGLRHLVVVDNCNQVVGLVTRKDLARYRLGRGGLEELALAQT, encoded by the exons ATGGCTAACGTGTCTAAGAAGGTGTCGTGGTCCGGCCGCGACCTGGACGACGACGAGGCGGCGCCGCTGCTGCGGAGGACGGCGCGGCCCGGGGCGCCGGCCGGGGAGAGCACGCCGCTCTTGAACGGGGCCGGGCCGGCGGCCTCCCGTCAG TCGCCACGTTCAGCATTCTTCCGGGTTGGACAGATGAGCAACGTGGAGCTAGACGATGAGCTGCTCGACCCA GAGACGGACCCCCCTCACCCTTTCCCCAAGGAGATCCCGCACAACGAGAAGCTGTTGTCCCTCAAGTATGAG AGCTTGGACTACGACAACAGTGAGAACCAGCtgttcctggaggaggagaggcgCATCAACCACACG GCCTTCCGGACGGTAGAGATGAAGCGCTGGGTCATCTGTGCCATGATTGGAATCCTCACGGGCCTTGTGGCCTGCTTCATTGACATCGTGGTAGAGAACGTGGCTGGCATGAAGTACAAGGTCGTCAAGGACA ATATCGACAAGTTCACGGAGAGGGGCgggctctccttctcccttttgctGTGGGCCACGCTGAACTCCGCGTTCGTGCTCGTGGGCTCTGCAATCGTCGCCTTTGTGGAG cCGGTTGCCGCTGGCAGCGGGATCCCCCAGATCAAGTGCTTCCTGAACGGGGTGAAGATCCCCCACGTGGTCCGGCTCAAG ACCCTCGTGATCAAAGTGTCCGGCGTGATCTTGTCCGTGGTGGGCGGACTGGCAGTGGGAAAG GAGGGGCCGATGATTCACTCGGGCTCCGTCATTGCCGCTGGAATTTCCCAGGGGAGGTCGACGTCGCTGAAGCGAGATTTCAAG ATCTTTGAGTACTTCCGCAGGGACACGGAGAAGCGGGACTTTGTCTCCGCGGGAGCTGCGGCCGGCGTGTCTGCTGCATTCGGAGCCCCCGTGG GTGGGGTCCTGTTCAGCCTGGAGGAGGGTGCCTCGTTCTGGAACCAGTTCCTGACGTGGAGAATA TTCTTTGCTTCTATGATTTCCACGTTCACCCTGAATTTCGTTCTGAGCATTTACCATGGAAACATATGGGACCTGTCCAGCCCAGGGCTTATCAATTTTGGGAGATTTGACACAGAG ACGATGGTGTACACGATCCACGAGATTCCCATCTTCATCGCCATGGGCGTAGTGG GTGGTATTCTTGGCGCCGTGTTCAATGCCTTGAATTACTGGCTGACAATGTTTCGAATCAG GTACATCCACCGGCCCTGCCTCCAGGTGATCGAGGCCATGCTGGTGGCCGCAGTGACGGCCACGGTCGCCTTCGTGCTGATTTACTCATCCCGAGACTGCCAGCCCTTGCAGGGGAGCTCTGTGTCCTACCCCCTCCAG CTCTTCTGTGCAGACGGCGAGTACAACTCCATGGCCGCCGCCTTCTTCAACACCCCGGAGAAGAGCGTGGTCAGCCTCTTCCACGACCCCCCAG GCTCCTACAACCCCATGACGCTCGGCCTTTTCACCCTGGTCTACTTCTTCCTGGCCTGCTGGACCTATGGGCTGACGGTGTCCGCCGGTGTCTTCATCCCATCGCTGCTCATCGGGGCCGCCTGGGGCCGGCTCTTTGGCATTTCACTGTCCTACGTTACAGGGGCTGCG ATCTGGGCAGACCCTGGCAAATATGCCCTCATGGGAGCAGCTGCCCAGCTGG GTGGGATTGTGAGGATGACCCTCAGCCTGACTGTCATCATGATGGAGGCCACCAGCAACGTGACGTATGGCTTCCCCATCATGCTGGTCCTGATGACCGCCAAGATCGTGGGCGACATCTTCATCGAG GGCCTGTACGACATGCACATCCAGCTGCAGAGCGTGCCTTTCCTGCACTGGGAGGCTCCCGTCACCTCTCACTCGCTCACCGCCAG GGAGGTGATGAGCACACCGGTCACCTGCCTGcggaggagggagaaggtgggCGTCATTGTGGACATTCTCAGCAACACAGCGTCCAATCACAACGGGTTTCCTGTGGTGGAATTTGCTGGCGACAACCAG CCGGCCCggctgcagggcttgatcctgcgCTCCCAGCTCATCGTCCTCCTGAAGCACAAG GTGTTCGTGGAGCGCTCCAGCATGGGCCTGGTGCGGCGGCGGCTGAGGCTGAAGGACTTCCGAGACGCCTACCCACGCTTCCCGCCCATCCAGTCCATCCACGTGTCGCAGGACGAGCGCGAGTGCACCATGGACCTCTCGGAGTTCATGAACCCCTCGCCCTACACGGTGCCCCAG GACGCGTCCCTCCCGCGCGTGTTCAAGCTGTTCCGGGCTCTCGGCCTCCGGCACCTGGTGGTAGTGGACAACTGCAACCAG GTGGTTGGACTGGTGACCAGGAAGGACCTGGCCAGGTACCGCCTCGGGAGGGGGGGCCTGGAGGAGCTGGCCCTGGCCCAGACGtga
- the CLCN7 gene encoding H(+)/Cl(-) exchange transporter 7 isoform X1: MANVSKKVSWSGRDLDDDEAAPLLRRTARPGAPAGESTPLLNGAGPAASRQETDPPHPFPKEIPHNEKLLSLKYESLDYDNSENQLFLEEERRINHTAFRTVEMKRWVICAMIGILTGLVACFIDIVVENVAGMKYKVVKDNIDKFTERGGLSFSLLLWATLNSAFVLVGSAIVAFVEPVAAGSGIPQIKCFLNGVKIPHVVRLKTLVIKVSGVILSVVGGLAVGKEGPMIHSGSVIAAGISQGRSTSLKRDFKIFEYFRRDTEKRDFVSAGAAAGVSAAFGAPVGGVLFSLEEGASFWNQFLTWRIFFASMISTFTLNFVLSIYHGNIWDLSSPGLINFGRFDTETMVYTIHEIPIFIAMGVVGGILGAVFNALNYWLTMFRIRYIHRPCLQVIEAMLVAAVTATVAFVLIYSSRDCQPLQGSSVSYPLQLFCADGEYNSMAAAFFNTPEKSVVSLFHDPPGSYNPMTLGLFTLVYFFLACWTYGLTVSAGVFIPSLLIGAAWGRLFGISLSYVTGAAIWADPGKYALMGAAAQLGGIVRMTLSLTVIMMEATSNVTYGFPIMLVLMTAKIVGDIFIEGLYDMHIQLQSVPFLHWEAPVTSHSLTAREVMSTPVTCLRRREKVGVIVDILSNTASNHNGFPVVEFAGDNQPARLQGLILRSQLIVLLKHKVFVERSSMGLVRRRLRLKDFRDAYPRFPPIQSIHVSQDERECTMDLSEFMNPSPYTVPQDASLPRVFKLFRALGLRHLVVVDNCNQVVGLVTRKDLARYRLGRGGLEELALAQT, from the exons ATGGCTAACGTGTCTAAGAAGGTGTCGTGGTCCGGCCGCGACCTGGACGACGACGAGGCGGCGCCGCTGCTGCGGAGGACGGCGCGGCCCGGGGCGCCGGCCGGGGAGAGCACGCCGCTCTTGAACGGGGCCGGGCCGGCGGCCTCCCGTCAG GAGACGGACCCCCCTCACCCTTTCCCCAAGGAGATCCCGCACAACGAGAAGCTGTTGTCCCTCAAGTATGAG AGCTTGGACTACGACAACAGTGAGAACCAGCtgttcctggaggaggagaggcgCATCAACCACACG GCCTTCCGGACGGTAGAGATGAAGCGCTGGGTCATCTGTGCCATGATTGGAATCCTCACGGGCCTTGTGGCCTGCTTCATTGACATCGTGGTAGAGAACGTGGCTGGCATGAAGTACAAGGTCGTCAAGGACA ATATCGACAAGTTCACGGAGAGGGGCgggctctccttctcccttttgctGTGGGCCACGCTGAACTCCGCGTTCGTGCTCGTGGGCTCTGCAATCGTCGCCTTTGTGGAG cCGGTTGCCGCTGGCAGCGGGATCCCCCAGATCAAGTGCTTCCTGAACGGGGTGAAGATCCCCCACGTGGTCCGGCTCAAG ACCCTCGTGATCAAAGTGTCCGGCGTGATCTTGTCCGTGGTGGGCGGACTGGCAGTGGGAAAG GAGGGGCCGATGATTCACTCGGGCTCCGTCATTGCCGCTGGAATTTCCCAGGGGAGGTCGACGTCGCTGAAGCGAGATTTCAAG ATCTTTGAGTACTTCCGCAGGGACACGGAGAAGCGGGACTTTGTCTCCGCGGGAGCTGCGGCCGGCGTGTCTGCTGCATTCGGAGCCCCCGTGG GTGGGGTCCTGTTCAGCCTGGAGGAGGGTGCCTCGTTCTGGAACCAGTTCCTGACGTGGAGAATA TTCTTTGCTTCTATGATTTCCACGTTCACCCTGAATTTCGTTCTGAGCATTTACCATGGAAACATATGGGACCTGTCCAGCCCAGGGCTTATCAATTTTGGGAGATTTGACACAGAG ACGATGGTGTACACGATCCACGAGATTCCCATCTTCATCGCCATGGGCGTAGTGG GTGGTATTCTTGGCGCCGTGTTCAATGCCTTGAATTACTGGCTGACAATGTTTCGAATCAG GTACATCCACCGGCCCTGCCTCCAGGTGATCGAGGCCATGCTGGTGGCCGCAGTGACGGCCACGGTCGCCTTCGTGCTGATTTACTCATCCCGAGACTGCCAGCCCTTGCAGGGGAGCTCTGTGTCCTACCCCCTCCAG CTCTTCTGTGCAGACGGCGAGTACAACTCCATGGCCGCCGCCTTCTTCAACACCCCGGAGAAGAGCGTGGTCAGCCTCTTCCACGACCCCCCAG GCTCCTACAACCCCATGACGCTCGGCCTTTTCACCCTGGTCTACTTCTTCCTGGCCTGCTGGACCTATGGGCTGACGGTGTCCGCCGGTGTCTTCATCCCATCGCTGCTCATCGGGGCCGCCTGGGGCCGGCTCTTTGGCATTTCACTGTCCTACGTTACAGGGGCTGCG ATCTGGGCAGACCCTGGCAAATATGCCCTCATGGGAGCAGCTGCCCAGCTGG GTGGGATTGTGAGGATGACCCTCAGCCTGACTGTCATCATGATGGAGGCCACCAGCAACGTGACGTATGGCTTCCCCATCATGCTGGTCCTGATGACCGCCAAGATCGTGGGCGACATCTTCATCGAG GGCCTGTACGACATGCACATCCAGCTGCAGAGCGTGCCTTTCCTGCACTGGGAGGCTCCCGTCACCTCTCACTCGCTCACCGCCAG GGAGGTGATGAGCACACCGGTCACCTGCCTGcggaggagggagaaggtgggCGTCATTGTGGACATTCTCAGCAACACAGCGTCCAATCACAACGGGTTTCCTGTGGTGGAATTTGCTGGCGACAACCAG CCGGCCCggctgcagggcttgatcctgcgCTCCCAGCTCATCGTCCTCCTGAAGCACAAG GTGTTCGTGGAGCGCTCCAGCATGGGCCTGGTGCGGCGGCGGCTGAGGCTGAAGGACTTCCGAGACGCCTACCCACGCTTCCCGCCCATCCAGTCCATCCACGTGTCGCAGGACGAGCGCGAGTGCACCATGGACCTCTCGGAGTTCATGAACCCCTCGCCCTACACGGTGCCCCAG GACGCGTCCCTCCCGCGCGTGTTCAAGCTGTTCCGGGCTCTCGGCCTCCGGCACCTGGTGGTAGTGGACAACTGCAACCAG GTGGTTGGACTGGTGACCAGGAAGGACCTGGCCAGGTACCGCCTCGGGAGGGGGGGCCTGGAGGAGCTGGCCCTGGCCCAGACGtga
- the CLCN7 gene encoding H(+)/Cl(-) exchange transporter 7 isoform X2, with the protein MSNVELDDELLDPETDPPHPFPKEIPHNEKLLSLKYESLDYDNSENQLFLEEERRINHTAFRTVEMKRWVICAMIGILTGLVACFIDIVVENVAGMKYKVVKDNIDKFTERGGLSFSLLLWATLNSAFVLVGSAIVAFVEPVAAGSGIPQIKCFLNGVKIPHVVRLKTLVIKVSGVILSVVGGLAVGKEGPMIHSGSVIAAGISQGRSTSLKRDFKIFEYFRRDTEKRDFVSAGAAAGVSAAFGAPVGGVLFSLEEGASFWNQFLTWRIFFASMISTFTLNFVLSIYHGNIWDLSSPGLINFGRFDTETMVYTIHEIPIFIAMGVVGGILGAVFNALNYWLTMFRIRYIHRPCLQVIEAMLVAAVTATVAFVLIYSSRDCQPLQGSSVSYPLQLFCADGEYNSMAAAFFNTPEKSVVSLFHDPPGSYNPMTLGLFTLVYFFLACWTYGLTVSAGVFIPSLLIGAAWGRLFGISLSYVTGAAIWADPGKYALMGAAAQLGGIVRMTLSLTVIMMEATSNVTYGFPIMLVLMTAKIVGDIFIEGLYDMHIQLQSVPFLHWEAPVTSHSLTAREVMSTPVTCLRRREKVGVIVDILSNTASNHNGFPVVEFAGDNQPARLQGLILRSQLIVLLKHKVFVERSSMGLVRRRLRLKDFRDAYPRFPPIQSIHVSQDERECTMDLSEFMNPSPYTVPQDASLPRVFKLFRALGLRHLVVVDNCNQVVGLVTRKDLARYRLGRGGLEELALAQT; encoded by the exons ATGAGCAACGTGGAGCTAGACGATGAGCTGCTCGACCCA GAGACGGACCCCCCTCACCCTTTCCCCAAGGAGATCCCGCACAACGAGAAGCTGTTGTCCCTCAAGTATGAG AGCTTGGACTACGACAACAGTGAGAACCAGCtgttcctggaggaggagaggcgCATCAACCACACG GCCTTCCGGACGGTAGAGATGAAGCGCTGGGTCATCTGTGCCATGATTGGAATCCTCACGGGCCTTGTGGCCTGCTTCATTGACATCGTGGTAGAGAACGTGGCTGGCATGAAGTACAAGGTCGTCAAGGACA ATATCGACAAGTTCACGGAGAGGGGCgggctctccttctcccttttgctGTGGGCCACGCTGAACTCCGCGTTCGTGCTCGTGGGCTCTGCAATCGTCGCCTTTGTGGAG cCGGTTGCCGCTGGCAGCGGGATCCCCCAGATCAAGTGCTTCCTGAACGGGGTGAAGATCCCCCACGTGGTCCGGCTCAAG ACCCTCGTGATCAAAGTGTCCGGCGTGATCTTGTCCGTGGTGGGCGGACTGGCAGTGGGAAAG GAGGGGCCGATGATTCACTCGGGCTCCGTCATTGCCGCTGGAATTTCCCAGGGGAGGTCGACGTCGCTGAAGCGAGATTTCAAG ATCTTTGAGTACTTCCGCAGGGACACGGAGAAGCGGGACTTTGTCTCCGCGGGAGCTGCGGCCGGCGTGTCTGCTGCATTCGGAGCCCCCGTGG GTGGGGTCCTGTTCAGCCTGGAGGAGGGTGCCTCGTTCTGGAACCAGTTCCTGACGTGGAGAATA TTCTTTGCTTCTATGATTTCCACGTTCACCCTGAATTTCGTTCTGAGCATTTACCATGGAAACATATGGGACCTGTCCAGCCCAGGGCTTATCAATTTTGGGAGATTTGACACAGAG ACGATGGTGTACACGATCCACGAGATTCCCATCTTCATCGCCATGGGCGTAGTGG GTGGTATTCTTGGCGCCGTGTTCAATGCCTTGAATTACTGGCTGACAATGTTTCGAATCAG GTACATCCACCGGCCCTGCCTCCAGGTGATCGAGGCCATGCTGGTGGCCGCAGTGACGGCCACGGTCGCCTTCGTGCTGATTTACTCATCCCGAGACTGCCAGCCCTTGCAGGGGAGCTCTGTGTCCTACCCCCTCCAG CTCTTCTGTGCAGACGGCGAGTACAACTCCATGGCCGCCGCCTTCTTCAACACCCCGGAGAAGAGCGTGGTCAGCCTCTTCCACGACCCCCCAG GCTCCTACAACCCCATGACGCTCGGCCTTTTCACCCTGGTCTACTTCTTCCTGGCCTGCTGGACCTATGGGCTGACGGTGTCCGCCGGTGTCTTCATCCCATCGCTGCTCATCGGGGCCGCCTGGGGCCGGCTCTTTGGCATTTCACTGTCCTACGTTACAGGGGCTGCG ATCTGGGCAGACCCTGGCAAATATGCCCTCATGGGAGCAGCTGCCCAGCTGG GTGGGATTGTGAGGATGACCCTCAGCCTGACTGTCATCATGATGGAGGCCACCAGCAACGTGACGTATGGCTTCCCCATCATGCTGGTCCTGATGACCGCCAAGATCGTGGGCGACATCTTCATCGAG GGCCTGTACGACATGCACATCCAGCTGCAGAGCGTGCCTTTCCTGCACTGGGAGGCTCCCGTCACCTCTCACTCGCTCACCGCCAG GGAGGTGATGAGCACACCGGTCACCTGCCTGcggaggagggagaaggtgggCGTCATTGTGGACATTCTCAGCAACACAGCGTCCAATCACAACGGGTTTCCTGTGGTGGAATTTGCTGGCGACAACCAG CCGGCCCggctgcagggcttgatcctgcgCTCCCAGCTCATCGTCCTCCTGAAGCACAAG GTGTTCGTGGAGCGCTCCAGCATGGGCCTGGTGCGGCGGCGGCTGAGGCTGAAGGACTTCCGAGACGCCTACCCACGCTTCCCGCCCATCCAGTCCATCCACGTGTCGCAGGACGAGCGCGAGTGCACCATGGACCTCTCGGAGTTCATGAACCCCTCGCCCTACACGGTGCCCCAG GACGCGTCCCTCCCGCGCGTGTTCAAGCTGTTCCGGGCTCTCGGCCTCCGGCACCTGGTGGTAGTGGACAACTGCAACCAG GTGGTTGGACTGGTGACCAGGAAGGACCTGGCCAGGTACCGCCTCGGGAGGGGGGGCCTGGAGGAGCTGGCCCTGGCCCAGACGtga
- the CLCN7 gene encoding H(+)/Cl(-) exchange transporter 7 isoform X3: protein MKRWVICAMIGILTGLVACFIDIVVENVAGMKYKVVKDNIDKFTERGGLSFSLLLWATLNSAFVLVGSAIVAFVEPVAAGSGIPQIKCFLNGVKIPHVVRLKTLVIKVSGVILSVVGGLAVGKEGPMIHSGSVIAAGISQGRSTSLKRDFKIFEYFRRDTEKRDFVSAGAAAGVSAAFGAPVGGVLFSLEEGASFWNQFLTWRIFFASMISTFTLNFVLSIYHGNIWDLSSPGLINFGRFDTETMVYTIHEIPIFIAMGVVGGILGAVFNALNYWLTMFRIRYIHRPCLQVIEAMLVAAVTATVAFVLIYSSRDCQPLQGSSVSYPLQLFCADGEYNSMAAAFFNTPEKSVVSLFHDPPGSYNPMTLGLFTLVYFFLACWTYGLTVSAGVFIPSLLIGAAWGRLFGISLSYVTGAAIWADPGKYALMGAAAQLGGIVRMTLSLTVIMMEATSNVTYGFPIMLVLMTAKIVGDIFIEGLYDMHIQLQSVPFLHWEAPVTSHSLTAREVMSTPVTCLRRREKVGVIVDILSNTASNHNGFPVVEFAGDNQPARLQGLILRSQLIVLLKHKVFVERSSMGLVRRRLRLKDFRDAYPRFPPIQSIHVSQDERECTMDLSEFMNPSPYTVPQDASLPRVFKLFRALGLRHLVVVDNCNQVVGLVTRKDLARYRLGRGGLEELALAQT from the exons ATGAAGCGCTGGGTCATCTGTGCCATGATTGGAATCCTCACGGGCCTTGTGGCCTGCTTCATTGACATCGTGGTAGAGAACGTGGCTGGCATGAAGTACAAGGTCGTCAAGGACA ATATCGACAAGTTCACGGAGAGGGGCgggctctccttctcccttttgctGTGGGCCACGCTGAACTCCGCGTTCGTGCTCGTGGGCTCTGCAATCGTCGCCTTTGTGGAG cCGGTTGCCGCTGGCAGCGGGATCCCCCAGATCAAGTGCTTCCTGAACGGGGTGAAGATCCCCCACGTGGTCCGGCTCAAG ACCCTCGTGATCAAAGTGTCCGGCGTGATCTTGTCCGTGGTGGGCGGACTGGCAGTGGGAAAG GAGGGGCCGATGATTCACTCGGGCTCCGTCATTGCCGCTGGAATTTCCCAGGGGAGGTCGACGTCGCTGAAGCGAGATTTCAAG ATCTTTGAGTACTTCCGCAGGGACACGGAGAAGCGGGACTTTGTCTCCGCGGGAGCTGCGGCCGGCGTGTCTGCTGCATTCGGAGCCCCCGTGG GTGGGGTCCTGTTCAGCCTGGAGGAGGGTGCCTCGTTCTGGAACCAGTTCCTGACGTGGAGAATA TTCTTTGCTTCTATGATTTCCACGTTCACCCTGAATTTCGTTCTGAGCATTTACCATGGAAACATATGGGACCTGTCCAGCCCAGGGCTTATCAATTTTGGGAGATTTGACACAGAG ACGATGGTGTACACGATCCACGAGATTCCCATCTTCATCGCCATGGGCGTAGTGG GTGGTATTCTTGGCGCCGTGTTCAATGCCTTGAATTACTGGCTGACAATGTTTCGAATCAG GTACATCCACCGGCCCTGCCTCCAGGTGATCGAGGCCATGCTGGTGGCCGCAGTGACGGCCACGGTCGCCTTCGTGCTGATTTACTCATCCCGAGACTGCCAGCCCTTGCAGGGGAGCTCTGTGTCCTACCCCCTCCAG CTCTTCTGTGCAGACGGCGAGTACAACTCCATGGCCGCCGCCTTCTTCAACACCCCGGAGAAGAGCGTGGTCAGCCTCTTCCACGACCCCCCAG GCTCCTACAACCCCATGACGCTCGGCCTTTTCACCCTGGTCTACTTCTTCCTGGCCTGCTGGACCTATGGGCTGACGGTGTCCGCCGGTGTCTTCATCCCATCGCTGCTCATCGGGGCCGCCTGGGGCCGGCTCTTTGGCATTTCACTGTCCTACGTTACAGGGGCTGCG ATCTGGGCAGACCCTGGCAAATATGCCCTCATGGGAGCAGCTGCCCAGCTGG GTGGGATTGTGAGGATGACCCTCAGCCTGACTGTCATCATGATGGAGGCCACCAGCAACGTGACGTATGGCTTCCCCATCATGCTGGTCCTGATGACCGCCAAGATCGTGGGCGACATCTTCATCGAG GGCCTGTACGACATGCACATCCAGCTGCAGAGCGTGCCTTTCCTGCACTGGGAGGCTCCCGTCACCTCTCACTCGCTCACCGCCAG GGAGGTGATGAGCACACCGGTCACCTGCCTGcggaggagggagaaggtgggCGTCATTGTGGACATTCTCAGCAACACAGCGTCCAATCACAACGGGTTTCCTGTGGTGGAATTTGCTGGCGACAACCAG CCGGCCCggctgcagggcttgatcctgcgCTCCCAGCTCATCGTCCTCCTGAAGCACAAG GTGTTCGTGGAGCGCTCCAGCATGGGCCTGGTGCGGCGGCGGCTGAGGCTGAAGGACTTCCGAGACGCCTACCCACGCTTCCCGCCCATCCAGTCCATCCACGTGTCGCAGGACGAGCGCGAGTGCACCATGGACCTCTCGGAGTTCATGAACCCCTCGCCCTACACGGTGCCCCAG GACGCGTCCCTCCCGCGCGTGTTCAAGCTGTTCCGGGCTCTCGGCCTCCGGCACCTGGTGGTAGTGGACAACTGCAACCAG GTGGTTGGACTGGTGACCAGGAAGGACCTGGCCAGGTACCGCCTCGGGAGGGGGGGCCTGGAGGAGCTGGCCCTGGCCCAGACGtga